In one window of Leptospira sp. GIMC2001 DNA:
- a CDS encoding KdsC family phosphatase: MLDIIKLLVIDVDGVLTDGKLYYTEEGESFKIFDVKDGLGIRIANKIISIAIISGNTSPIIAKRASVLGIKHLFLGIEDKALCLSSLCNQLQFSKEQVAYIGDDLNDLVVSELVGIFACPNDAHSAVIAKSNYQLKANGGDGAVREFIDAMLEAKGVKAEFDKGIKISNV; encoded by the coding sequence ATGTTAGATATTATTAAGCTTCTAGTTATAGACGTTGATGGTGTGTTGACGGATGGTAAGCTATACTATACAGAAGAAGGAGAGTCGTTCAAGATTTTCGATGTAAAGGACGGTTTAGGAATTAGAATCGCTAACAAGATTATATCAATAGCCATCATATCAGGTAATACTTCTCCTATTATTGCTAAGAGAGCATCCGTATTAGGAATTAAACATCTCTTTCTTGGTATAGAAGATAAGGCTCTATGCTTATCTTCCCTTTGCAACCAGCTTCAATTTTCCAAGGAACAGGTAGCATATATTGGAGATGATTTAAACGATTTGGTTGTTTCGGAATTAGTTGGAATCTTTGCTTGTCCTAACGATGCTCATTCTGCCGTAATTGCTAAATCAAATTATCAATTAAAAGCGAATGGCGGCGACGGTGCCGTAAGAGAATTTATTGACGCTATGTTGGAAGCAAAAGGTGTGAAAGCGGAATTCGACAAAGGAATCAAGATCTCAAACGTATGA
- a CDS encoding glycosyltransferase family 2 protein: MSHFVSKDICVLTPTKDRPHKIVNLLNSLVNQSQKVGRIIIIGSGENIESIIESYKAKLPIEYYHSEIAGQIRQRKLGISKLDNKTKLVATLDDDIILEKDAIANILKFWNTRDDKTAGVGFNITNMTRHAYSKKKELFFLSSKEPGKVISSGYTTSLCNVKNDIHSEWLNGGATSWLQDVLIDGIHKKNIDSTWAPCEDLMFSYPIGKKYDLWVCYNSKVIHDDKVLFKSMKEAFERGQILSKWTLEFVKSNPELSSYKFYLATSISSVLNLFRKIYKIDFFYELGRFTYLFTRNS; encoded by the coding sequence ATGAGCCATTTTGTATCTAAAGATATTTGTGTTCTTACTCCTACCAAAGATCGTCCTCACAAAATTGTAAATCTCCTAAATTCACTAGTTAATCAATCTCAAAAAGTTGGACGTATTATAATTATTGGTAGTGGAGAAAACATTGAATCTATAATTGAATCTTACAAAGCAAAACTTCCCATTGAATACTATCATTCCGAAATTGCTGGGCAGATTCGACAACGAAAATTAGGTATATCAAAATTAGATAATAAAACCAAGTTAGTCGCTACATTAGATGATGATATCATACTGGAAAAAGATGCGATTGCAAATATACTTAAGTTTTGGAACACTAGGGATGACAAGACGGCTGGAGTAGGGTTTAATATAACCAATATGACTCGACACGCCTATTCTAAAAAAAAAGAACTATTTTTTTTGAGTAGTAAAGAGCCTGGAAAGGTTATTAGTAGTGGCTACACGACATCTTTATGCAATGTAAAAAATGATATACATTCAGAGTGGTTGAATGGTGGTGCTACTTCTTGGCTACAAGATGTTTTAATCGATGGAATACACAAGAAAAATATTGATTCTACATGGGCGCCTTGTGAGGATCTTATGTTTAGCTATCCGATTGGTAAGAAATATGATTTATGGGTATGTTATAATTCTAAAGTAATTCATGATGATAAGGTTTTATTTAAGTCTATGAAAGAGGCATTCGAACGTGGGCAAATATTATCAAAATGGACTCTAGAGTTTGTGAAATCAAACCCTGAGTTGAGCTCATATAAATTTTATCTAGCAACTTCGATAAGTTCAGTTTTAAATCTCTTTAGAAAAATTTATAAAATTGATTTTTTCTATGAGTTAGGTAGATTCACATATTTATTTACTAGGAATTCATGA
- a CDS encoding glycosyltransferase: MNSSILSNNDQLNILHIVNDRWLLGGGVGSVAYEMFKTQRNLGNNTAIWSIDSTNKYKIATNENTLEKQSGLKVFKTLGPKSLGFSPAMERAAVNEIGGEYEILHQHSIWFAVSRVTNNWRIKFDRPTIITPHGTLEDFSLNRSSWKKKIALAFYEMKNLKSATCLQATAEEEALSFRRFALKNPIAIIPNGVSEDWLQSAGDMNKFRERYSILPSQRVLLFISRIHPKKGLPMLLDAMSQLPKRLEDWILVIAGPDESGHQHDLRRQSGELGLTNRVIFVGPLYGSEKRDALAAADLFVLPTHSENFGIVIAEALGAGIPVITTRGTPWESLQSHNCGWWVDVSTEAIRDALIDATQLPKEELVIMGRRGRLLMLEKYTWTKVAKQSLELYNWLLGRASRPNFVFID; encoded by the coding sequence ATGAACTCATCTATTCTCTCTAACAATGATCAGTTAAATATTCTGCACATAGTGAATGATAGATGGCTTCTTGGTGGTGGTGTAGGTTCTGTTGCTTATGAAATGTTTAAAACGCAAAGGAACCTAGGAAATAATACTGCAATTTGGTCTATTGATTCGACAAATAAATATAAAATAGCAACTAACGAAAACACTTTAGAAAAACAATCTGGTTTAAAGGTGTTTAAAACTCTCGGTCCTAAATCTTTAGGATTTAGTCCTGCGATGGAAAGGGCTGCTGTTAATGAGATAGGTGGAGAATATGAAATACTTCATCAACATAGTATTTGGTTCGCTGTGTCACGTGTCACGAATAATTGGCGAATAAAATTTGATCGCCCGACAATAATTACTCCACACGGGACTCTAGAGGATTTTTCTCTCAATAGGTCTAGTTGGAAAAAAAAAATAGCATTAGCATTTTATGAGATGAAAAATCTTAAAAGTGCCACATGCCTTCAAGCTACAGCGGAAGAAGAAGCGTTGAGCTTTCGTCGGTTTGCGCTCAAGAATCCAATTGCAATTATACCTAATGGCGTATCCGAAGATTGGCTTCAATCTGCTGGCGACATGAACAAATTCAGGGAACGCTACTCAATTCTACCTAGTCAACGGGTGCTCTTGTTCATTTCACGCATTCATCCGAAAAAAGGTTTACCGATGCTATTAGATGCAATGTCTCAACTACCAAAAAGATTGGAAGATTGGATTTTGGTAATTGCAGGTCCGGATGAATCGGGGCATCAACATGATTTAAGACGACAATCAGGAGAATTGGGTTTAACGAATAGAGTTATATTTGTTGGTCCTTTGTATGGTAGTGAAAAAAGAGATGCTTTAGCCGCTGCTGATTTGTTTGTCTTACCAACCCATAGCGAAAATTTTGGAATTGTCATTGCAGAAGCTCTGGGAGCAGGAATACCTGTTATTACGACCCGAGGTACACCGTGGGAGAGTTTACAGTCCCATAATTGTGGCTGGTGGGTCGATGTTAGCACAGAGGCGATTCGCGATGCTTTGATCGATGCAACACAACTCCCTAAAGAGGAGTTAGTAATAATGGGTCGGCGCGGGCGATTGTTAATGTTGGAAAAATACACATGGACAAAAGTAGCAAAACAATCTCTTGAGCTATATAATTGGTTATTGGGTCGAGCGTCGCGCCCTAACTTTGTATTTATTGATTAA
- a CDS encoding SGNH/GDSL hydrolase family protein, with protein sequence MNHEHVTVQENKTSHRQLFQYDPVLGYKYLPSLKMRVAHEGGGYLIKTNQEGFRCNIEVTTQKQKRKRILVFGDSYTAGDGVSNGKRYSDVLEQNLQDVEVLNFGLSGSGTDQQFLIFQQYSMKIEHDAIVIGLQVENIQRNTVKNRMWSDRDGQPLLVPKPWFEMSAQGDLKLMGVPVPAPYKADSKNVSKEGHFAILRNLVNMLGSDFKNIVQKLTRYQPLPDYNSAHNSSWQLMKSILTQWIADAKVPVIIAVIPVYQYVQSSARYSNIRKRFDEFSKSSGATVFHVIDELWKYPIDIRKTFRFQNDSHLTPLAHKVIGEALSKELAPIMEEN encoded by the coding sequence ATGAATCATGAACACGTGACAGTTCAAGAAAATAAGACTTCGCATCGCCAATTATTTCAATATGATCCTGTTTTAGGCTACAAATATCTTCCTAGTTTAAAAATGCGTGTAGCGCATGAGGGTGGTGGATACCTGATAAAAACAAATCAGGAAGGTTTTCGTTGTAATATTGAAGTGACAACCCAAAAACAAAAACGCAAACGAATACTAGTTTTTGGTGATTCATACACAGCGGGTGATGGTGTAAGCAACGGTAAGAGATATTCAGACGTGTTGGAACAAAACCTTCAAGATGTAGAAGTTCTTAATTTTGGTTTAAGCGGTAGCGGTACAGATCAACAATTTTTGATTTTCCAGCAATACTCAATGAAAATCGAACATGATGCAATTGTAATCGGTCTTCAAGTCGAAAATATTCAACGTAACACGGTCAAAAACAGAATGTGGAGTGACCGAGATGGTCAACCATTGCTAGTTCCAAAGCCTTGGTTTGAAATGTCTGCTCAGGGCGATCTAAAATTAATGGGGGTTCCGGTTCCTGCTCCTTACAAAGCTGATAGCAAGAATGTATCTAAAGAAGGGCATTTTGCTATTCTTCGAAATTTGGTCAATATGCTCGGTTCTGATTTTAAGAATATAGTTCAAAAATTGACAAGGTATCAGCCACTGCCAGACTATAACTCTGCACACAATTCTAGCTGGCAGTTGATGAAATCCATTCTAACTCAATGGATTGCCGATGCAAAAGTACCTGTCATCATTGCAGTAATTCCTGTTTACCAGTATGTTCAATCATCGGCACGTTACTCAAATATCCGTAAGCGGTTCGATGAGTTTTCGAAATCTAGTGGCGCAACAGTGTTTCATGTTATCGATGAACTTTGGAAATATCCGATTGATATTCGAAAGACATTCAGGTTCCAAAACGATAGCCATTTAACGCCGCTTGCTCATAAAGTTATTGGTGAAGCTCTCTCGAAAGAGCTAGCGCCTATTATGGAGGAAAATTAA
- a CDS encoding carbamoyltransferase family protein — translation MGRYVLGVSAFYHDSAAAILKNGKIIAAAQEERFTRKKHDARFPTNAINYCLEEAEIDGSDLSAIAFYDDPALTADRIIRSSIAFAPSSQTHFIKAVKSFFGVKPYFRNYIEKMLKCDVPIFHARHHYSHAASAFYPSPFEEAAILCVDGVGEWATTSLGLGKGDKVNILKDIRYPHSLGLLYSSFTYYCGFRVNSGEYKLMGLAPYGKPVYADKIKSNLIDIKADGSFRLNLDYFDYQNGLTLTSNRFHQLFGGSPRLPESRITRKEMDLAASIQVVTEEIMIKLARYLRKLTDLRNLCMAGGVALNCVANGKILQEGIFDEIWIQPAAGDAGCAIGAAYLADIEMLGSKRVAPLNTGDMQSGSFIGPEFSEYEIEAFLKRVGAPYHKLDPADDGASEIAKLLNEKKIVGMFSGRMEFGPRALGGRSILGDPRSAETQSRMNLKIKFRESFRPFAPIVLKSRAKDFFEIDSDSPYMLLVVPVREDHRLYPEPILDSEDMLQIVNSVRSDVPAITHVDYSARIQTVTEDVNPRMYSILKAFDELTGCPLLVNSSFNVRSEPIVCTPEDAFRCFLRTEIDVLVLGDHILYRSDFPKTEIDESWKKEFELD, via the coding sequence ATGGGACGTTATGTACTTGGTGTTTCAGCGTTTTATCACGATTCTGCTGCTGCAATTTTGAAGAATGGAAAAATTATTGCGGCTGCTCAGGAAGAGCGATTCACAAGAAAGAAGCACGACGCTCGCTTCCCTACAAATGCGATTAATTACTGTCTTGAGGAAGCTGAAATCGACGGGAGTGATCTATCAGCGATCGCGTTCTATGACGATCCTGCATTGACAGCTGATAGAATTATCAGATCTTCTATAGCCTTTGCGCCAAGCTCTCAAACTCATTTTATTAAAGCGGTGAAATCCTTCTTCGGTGTTAAACCTTATTTCAGAAACTATATTGAAAAAATGCTGAAATGCGATGTTCCGATTTTCCACGCTAGACATCATTATTCACATGCGGCATCCGCATTTTATCCTTCGCCATTCGAGGAAGCTGCGATATTGTGTGTGGATGGTGTAGGCGAGTGGGCGACAACAAGCCTAGGTTTGGGTAAAGGAGATAAAGTAAATATACTTAAGGACATCCGGTATCCTCATTCACTTGGCTTACTCTATAGCTCATTTACCTATTATTGTGGTTTTCGTGTGAATAGTGGTGAGTACAAATTGATGGGACTTGCGCCGTATGGCAAGCCAGTTTATGCGGACAAGATCAAATCGAATTTGATCGATATCAAGGCGGACGGTTCGTTCAGATTGAACCTTGATTACTTTGATTATCAAAACGGTTTAACCTTGACCAGTAATCGGTTTCATCAGTTATTCGGCGGGTCGCCTCGCTTGCCTGAATCGCGAATAACGCGAAAAGAAATGGATTTGGCAGCTTCGATCCAGGTCGTGACCGAAGAAATAATGATCAAATTGGCGCGCTATTTACGTAAGCTTACCGATTTGCGCAACTTATGCATGGCTGGAGGAGTTGCATTAAATTGTGTGGCGAATGGAAAGATTCTGCAAGAAGGTATTTTCGATGAAATCTGGATTCAACCTGCAGCTGGGGATGCTGGTTGCGCTATCGGCGCTGCATACCTAGCTGATATCGAAATGTTGGGCAGTAAACGCGTAGCGCCTCTCAATACTGGCGATATGCAAAGTGGAAGCTTTATAGGACCAGAATTCAGTGAATATGAAATTGAAGCATTTTTAAAGCGAGTCGGCGCTCCATATCACAAACTGGATCCAGCGGATGACGGTGCAAGTGAAATTGCAAAACTACTGAATGAGAAAAAAATTGTAGGAATGTTTTCTGGAAGAATGGAATTTGGGCCTAGAGCTTTGGGTGGTCGTTCCATTCTTGGAGATCCGCGTTCTGCCGAGACGCAGTCACGGATGAATTTGAAAATCAAGTTTCGTGAATCGTTTAGGCCATTTGCGCCAATCGTTCTCAAAAGTCGAGCTAAGGATTTTTTCGAGATTGATTCTGACAGTCCCTATATGCTACTAGTAGTGCCTGTGAGAGAAGATCATCGCTTATATCCAGAACCAATTCTAGATTCTGAAGACATGCTTCAGATCGTCAATTCTGTGAGAAGCGATGTGCCAGCGATTACTCATGTTGACTACAGCGCTCGAATACAAACAGTCACCGAAGATGTGAATCCACGTATGTATTCCATTCTTAAGGCCTTTGATGAATTGACAGGTTGTCCTTTGTTGGTAAATAGTTCTTTTAATGTGCGGAGTGAACCGATTGTCTGCACACCGGAAGATGCATTCAGATGCTTCTTACGTACTGAAATCGATGTATTGGTCTTAGGAGATCATATTTTATACCGAAGCGATTTTCCTAAAACTGAAATAGACGAATCTTGGAAAAAGGAGTTTGAACTTGACTGA
- a CDS encoding dTDP-4-dehydrorhamnose reductase family protein: protein MKILILGAGGMLGSTLFRLLPDLETEVYGTLRQSKPTDSIKKSFQNLNNLIYNIDVLNSDQLYQIISQIKPNIIINCIGIIKQLDISNDPLYVIPINSILPHRLAEITSRIKARLIHISTDCVFDGNKGNYTELDKPNADDLYGKSKELGEIKENEHVVTLRTSIIGHELQSNHSLVDWFLSQQKETQGYKKAIFSGLTSVELSKVIKKYIIPNKEIYGLYHVSVEPISKFDLLSLINDIYKKNIIIKPNIEQKIDRSLNSKEFQKITGYIPPKWIELIKELKLYYDSYYRG, encoded by the coding sequence ATGAAAATTTTAATCCTCGGCGCAGGTGGTATGCTTGGAAGTACGCTATTTCGTTTACTTCCAGATCTAGAAACAGAAGTTTATGGTACATTGAGACAAAGTAAGCCAACTGACTCAATAAAAAAATCATTTCAAAATCTTAATAATTTAATATATAATATAGATGTTTTGAACTCAGATCAGCTTTATCAAATTATTTCTCAGATTAAACCTAATATTATTATCAATTGTATTGGAATTATTAAACAATTAGATATATCCAATGACCCTCTTTATGTTATACCTATTAATTCAATTTTGCCACATAGACTTGCAGAAATTACAAGCAGAATCAAAGCTAGATTAATCCATATAAGTACTGACTGTGTCTTTGATGGAAATAAAGGCAACTATACAGAATTAGATAAACCAAATGCTGATGACTTATATGGAAAATCTAAAGAATTAGGCGAAATTAAAGAAAATGAGCACGTAGTGACTCTTAGAACATCGATCATAGGTCATGAATTACAATCAAATCACTCCCTTGTAGATTGGTTTTTAAGCCAACAGAAAGAAACACAAGGCTATAAAAAAGCTATATTCTCGGGTTTAACTTCTGTAGAACTAAGTAAGGTTATAAAAAAGTATATTATTCCAAATAAAGAAATTTATGGTTTATATCATGTATCGGTAGAACCTATATCTAAATTTGATTTATTATCTCTGATTAATGATATATACAAAAAAAATATTATTATTAAACCTAATATTGAACAGAAAATAGATAGATCATTAAACTCGAAAGAATTTCAGAAAATAACAGGTTACATTCCTCCTAAATGGATTGAATTAATTAAGGAGTTAAAATTATATTATGATTCTTATTACCGAGGCTAA
- a CDS encoding polysaccharide biosynthesis protein, producing MFDNKILLITGGTGSFGNTVLKRFLNTNVKEIRVFSRDEKKQEDMRIALNNDKLKFYIGDVRDYDSIASALVGVDFVFHAAALKQVPSCEFYPMEALKTNVIGTENVLSASIAKQVKRVVVLSTDKAVYPINAMGISKAMAEKVMVAKSRQVPEGETIFCATRYGNVMASRGSVIPLFINQLKANDPLTVTDPNMTRFLMSLEDSVDLVLHAFEFANQGDIFIQKAPASTVQDLAIAIKELFNKQNELRIIGTRHGEKLYESLVSREEMAKAEDMGRYYRIPADNRDLNYKKYFVEGEEKISEFEDYTSHNTERLNISQIKDLLSKLEYIQEELNA from the coding sequence ATGTTTGATAACAAAATCCTCCTCATCACAGGTGGTACAGGTTCTTTTGGTAACACTGTCCTCAAACGTTTCTTAAATACAAATGTAAAAGAAATTCGTGTCTTTAGTCGAGATGAGAAAAAGCAAGAAGATATGCGTATTGCTTTAAATAATGATAAGCTAAAGTTCTACATTGGTGATGTGCGTGACTATGATAGCATAGCCTCTGCTCTGGTCGGTGTTGATTTTGTTTTTCATGCTGCGGCCCTGAAGCAAGTTCCATCCTGTGAATTCTATCCAATGGAAGCATTGAAAACAAATGTGATCGGAACTGAGAACGTTCTGTCCGCATCGATTGCTAAACAAGTTAAACGAGTTGTAGTTCTAAGTACTGACAAGGCAGTCTATCCAATCAATGCTATGGGCATATCAAAAGCTATGGCTGAGAAGGTAATGGTTGCTAAATCAAGACAAGTTCCTGAGGGAGAGACGATATTTTGTGCGACAAGGTATGGAAATGTGATGGCATCTCGTGGCTCAGTGATTCCACTATTTATAAATCAGTTAAAAGCCAACGATCCATTAACTGTAACGGATCCGAATATGACTAGGTTTCTCATGTCTCTAGAAGATTCTGTGGATCTGGTATTGCATGCATTCGAATTCGCGAATCAAGGAGATATTTTTATACAAAAAGCTCCTGCATCAACAGTACAAGATCTAGCAATTGCTATAAAGGAATTATTCAATAAACAAAATGAACTACGAATCATTGGAACTCGTCACGGGGAAAAACTCTATGAATCACTTGTTTCAAGGGAAGAAATGGCTAAAGCTGAAGATATGGGACGATACTATAGAATTCCAGCCGATAACAGAGATTTAAATTATAAAAAATACTTTGTAGAAGGTGAAGAAAAAATTTCAGAGTTTGAAGATTACACATCTCACAATACAGAGAGACTAAATATTTCTCAGATTAAAGATTTATTATCAAAACTCGAATACATTCAGGAAGAGCTGAATGCTTAA
- the wecB gene encoding non-hydrolyzing UDP-N-acetylglucosamine 2-epimerase gives MLKVMVVVGTRPEIIKLSRVLIEIEKNMNLVLVHTGQNFDYELNQIFFEQLGIRKPDYFLESVGKTTAETIGNIISKSDIVFESEKPDALLIYGDTNSCLCVISAKRRKIPIFHMEAGNRCFDQRVPEELNRKIVDHLSDINLPLTEHARNYLLDEGLKPETIIKTGSCMKEILHFYKTQIEESNILQKLNLSKNDFFVCSIHREENVDNETNFANLIASLNEIATEYNKKIIFSTHPRTMKRLNDLPDGSLNQLIVIIKPVGLFDYIKLQMNSFCVLSDSGTITEESSILKFPAITIRQAHERPEGMDEGTLIMSGLEKERVIESINIVTSQFLSGNIPKIIEDYDVDNVSIKVVRIIQSYTDYINRTVWKK, from the coding sequence ATGCTTAAAGTTATGGTCGTAGTTGGAACAAGACCTGAGATCATAAAGCTCAGTCGCGTTCTAATAGAAATTGAAAAAAATATGAATCTGGTTTTAGTTCATACTGGACAGAATTTTGATTATGAATTGAATCAAATTTTTTTTGAACAATTAGGAATTAGAAAACCAGATTACTTTTTAGAATCTGTTGGTAAAACAACGGCTGAAACTATAGGGAACATTATTAGTAAATCAGATATTGTGTTCGAGTCGGAAAAGCCTGACGCGCTCTTAATCTATGGGGATACAAATAGTTGCCTCTGTGTTATATCAGCTAAACGCAGAAAAATTCCAATTTTTCATATGGAAGCTGGGAATCGTTGCTTCGATCAAAGAGTTCCAGAAGAATTGAATAGAAAAATTGTTGATCACTTGAGTGATATTAATCTACCGCTTACTGAACATGCAAGAAATTATCTATTGGATGAAGGGCTGAAGCCTGAAACTATAATCAAAACAGGTTCGTGCATGAAGGAGATTCTTCATTTCTATAAGACGCAGATTGAAGAATCAAATATACTGCAAAAGTTAAATCTTAGCAAAAATGATTTTTTTGTCTGTAGTATACATAGAGAAGAAAACGTTGATAACGAAACAAATTTTGCAAATTTAATAGCATCTTTAAATGAAATTGCTACTGAATATAATAAAAAAATCATTTTTTCAACGCATCCAAGAACAATGAAAAGGTTAAATGATCTGCCAGATGGATCTTTAAATCAATTGATCGTAATCATAAAACCAGTTGGTTTATTTGATTATATAAAATTGCAGATGAATTCTTTTTGTGTATTATCAGATAGTGGCACAATCACAGAAGAATCCTCAATCCTTAAATTTCCTGCAATTACCATAAGGCAAGCACACGAAAGACCGGAAGGAATGGACGAAGGTACTTTAATCATGTCTGGTTTAGAAAAAGAAAGAGTGATTGAATCAATCAATATAGTTACATCTCAATTCTTAAGTGGCAATATTCCTAAAATCATTGAAGACTATGATGTAGATAATGTTTCTATCAAAGTAGTTCGTATAATCCAAAGCTACACAGACTATATCAATCGTACCGTCTGGAAGAAATGA
- a CDS encoding glycosyltransferase family 4 protein, whose product MKICILIHDLIPYSTKASAKMIYDLAHEASNNGHQVSIILPSPKIGQKIEIIKDGNITIYRFQCGSFENENNIKRAINETLLSFYAWFRLKEFFISNPHDYIIYYSPTIFWGRLVSKLKKIWKIKSYLILRDFFPQWVIDNGMLSKNSIITKYFLFFEKLNYAAADNIGIQSPKNLEWFLENKYSNAKLEVLYNWTQVNIFDLKSEISFRKKYNILDKIMIVYGGNMGPAQDMRNVMELAKNLKKHKEFHLVLAGSGYEVDLVLNYIQESDLSNVTYLKSIPPEDYAILLSEADIGLFALNKLHKTHNFPGKVLGYLSQGIPILGIVNPENDLMKLINESNSGLISIAEDHETFYKNALKLKKQSDRSEMGKNAKKLLYSKFTVKSALESILKHAN is encoded by the coding sequence ATGAAAATCTGTATATTAATTCACGATTTAATTCCTTATAGTACGAAAGCTAGTGCCAAAATGATATACGATTTAGCCCACGAAGCCTCAAATAACGGGCATCAAGTTTCAATTATACTTCCTTCACCCAAAATTGGGCAGAAGATTGAGATAATTAAAGATGGAAATATTACTATATACCGATTCCAATGTGGTTCTTTTGAAAATGAAAATAATATTAAAAGAGCAATCAATGAAACTTTGCTGTCATTCTATGCATGGTTTCGGCTAAAGGAATTTTTTATTTCCAATCCTCATGATTACATAATCTATTATTCTCCTACTATTTTCTGGGGAAGACTAGTTTCAAAATTAAAAAAAATATGGAAAATCAAATCATATTTAATACTTCGCGATTTTTTTCCTCAATGGGTTATCGATAATGGCATGCTTAGTAAAAATTCGATCATTACAAAATATTTTCTTTTTTTTGAAAAATTAAATTATGCAGCCGCTGATAACATCGGTATTCAATCTCCGAAAAATCTGGAGTGGTTTTTGGAGAATAAATATAGCAATGCAAAATTAGAAGTTTTATATAATTGGACCCAAGTAAATATTTTTGATTTAAAAAGTGAAATTAGCTTCAGAAAAAAATATAACATACTAGATAAAATTATGATTGTCTACGGTGGTAATATGGGCCCAGCTCAGGACATGCGGAATGTAATGGAGCTTGCAAAGAATTTAAAAAAACACAAAGAATTTCACTTGGTTTTAGCAGGCAGCGGGTATGAGGTAGATCTAGTTTTAAATTATATTCAAGAATCCGATTTATCTAATGTAACTTATTTGAAATCTATTCCGCCAGAAGATTATGCAATATTGCTATCCGAGGCCGATATTGGTTTGTTTGCTCTTAATAAACTTCATAAGACTCACAATTTTCCAGGTAAAGTTTTGGGATATCTCTCTCAAGGAATCCCTATTCTAGGCATTGTAAATCCAGAAAATGACTTGATGAAACTTATTAACGAATCTAATTCAGGATTGATTTCAATTGCCGAAGATCATGAAACATTTTATAAAAATGCTTTAAAATTAAAAAAACAATCTGATCGATCTGAAATGGGTAAAAATGCTAAAAAATTACTGTACTCAAAATTTACAGTTAAATCTGCTCTGGAAAGCATTTTAAAGCATGCTAATTAG